The genome window aTGCCTTTGTGTTGTGAAATGGCGTTGAATTTTTACAGATGACTTCATTTTAATCCAGAATGCGGCACGAATATTGTTTATGTACGGCGACTAACAACacaacatttctttttattgtaCAGAAAAGACCCAGATTATAGAATAAATATATCCAATTTGCCAGGATGTTCATCACTGGCTGCGTTTCATTGCAACTGTCAAAGAAAATTAATTATTGAATGTGTTATTAGAGCAGTGTAAAAGAATAGCTACTCTACTCCCAAAATCAGACAGCAATCtatgaaataataaattaatcaatcCCTATCATGGCAATAAAACTTCGGCATTCATAATGTTGGggtttccttaaaaaaataactttacatCAAATTGTCTTAGCTGGGAATCAAATGAGAAGCACCTGGTAGCCATAATGTGACAGAGGAACCAAAACATTGATTATCATTGTTATCTTGAAAATATTCAAGTTTTCATTTCaatggttttcattcaaatgtctgtattctTTAGTTGAAATGAAATTGTGGTAATTGTGTAATTTATATCGTATTAAATCCAGTGGGGTGTCACACTATAAAATCGGAAAATATTGTATTGTCATGGACCCCTATTCGCCACTAGGGAGCACTATTGGTTCATTACTGattctttaaaaatgtgataattcaataattcaattcaattcacttaTTAGATGACATTGATGGAGATAGACACCCGATATTTTTGAGCTACTCATAGCTGATGGCCAACATTAAaattaagtgatttttttacaagaagatgaataaatgtcaGTGAGAACGAACACCATTtcaacaaataaacaacaaatcaTTACCTTTTTGCAAGAAACAATATCATTCCCTGCTAGCACTCCCCAATTGAAATCAATTGCACATCTCTTTTATCTCTATAAAAACATAATGAGGATTGGTATAGTGTAAAGTCACCAGGGAAATATCAATTTTCTacacattatttttcatataaataGCATTATCCTTAAATTCAACATGCTCAGGAAGACCAtaataattttgttgttttatttttagaaaagaCCCTATTCAGATGGTCTTAGTTGGACCAAAGATGACTTTTGCACTTGAACTGACTGCATcctttttttatgaatgatgcaatataaatgaatgaatgaactatttTTGACCGTGGGGGGCTTATGTGTGTGCGAGTGCATCCACAGGAAGGAAAAGGATCACCGGGGTGAAGCgatggagggggagggggagggggtgcAGAGCGCATGTCTGGCCGTCGGATCATCTCCTCTAGTCGGCGTCTGCTCGCCAAAGAGTCGCTCCTCTTCCACCATGACCAGACATCTGCAGAAGAGGTCGCACAAGGACTTCTGAAAAGTCCAAATTTGCACCATCGCACGCATACGCAcgtgcatgagtgtgtgtgaatgtgtgtgtgagttccATAGAGTGAAACGTAACACCCCCATCTTGTGTTTGAAGCCCCTTCGGAAACAGGTTTGATTATATTTAAAAGCTTGACCCGAGAGAGAAACCCAAACAACTGTCTGTGCTAATATTAGACGCATGCGCGCCTGCGGAGGACCTGCGCGCATTATTGGAAGTGGGGGTCCACGCGGGTGTGTGTAAGGGGGGGTGGGCACACCATTATTCCATCACAAGATTAGCACATTTGTCTGCAGTTGGTGGGAAAAAATATCTGTGACCACCATGTTTCatcgattggacgcctatccctgtcattggcagccaataaggtaattcatacaatgacaataaagccgtTAGAAAAGAAGAAGGATgttgttgttgggttttttctTTAGTTTGAGGGGTGTAAAATGTGTGTGGtcaatttaaaaatagtttggtTTTTTTAAGCGCCTCTGGTTCGCCTGTCATCGTCAATGGAGGCAATTTAATTGGAAGAACGGATGTCCAATAAAAAGCCCCCTCGGGCTCTATCGTCTAGTTGTAATCAAATAAGTGCATCCATATTTTTTTCGGGGAGGGGGGCGGTGGGTGTTAGGAGAGAAAGTTGCACGTCACCTGACTAAAAGAAGTTTGCtaagagaagaagaaagagaagaagaaaaaacatctcCCCACCCCCAAGGCAAAAAGGAGACCGCCCACCAGAGACAGTCAACCCGAGACCCcttatagatttaaaaagagAGGCTGCATTCTCAGACTGACACTTATTCAACAGTGCTACCTTAAGcagattacttttttttccacgttgCCTCGCAGGGTCAAAACCGGCGCTTTCGTGCTGCCGTTGCttgtctttcttcttctttccacTTTGCCTCCATCATGTTTGGGATGCTGAAAGCCCACCTCCAGCCCAGCtttctcttcttcttcgtctGCTTTTGCCACCTCATGGAGCAGCAAAAAGTTCAAGGTAAGCCCCTTTTTATCATGTTttggaaaggtttttttttgtaaaatgcagcaaatgctttttttattatttcggGGTGTCCATCCGCTGTGTAAAGCAGGtggcacgtgtgtgtgtgaagtTTTCTCGAACTTGGGGCAAACTTGAGAACGTGCGGGATTCGAACCGGCTCTTGAGAGAAACGCGCGCTTGGTGCGTCGGAGCGTCGGCGCGTCTTTCGAGGCGCTCCGATGCTGGAGATCCGTCTTTTTGTGGTCAGGTTTTTTGATTGgcgatttttttggggtgtgtgtgtgtgtgtgtttggcagCTGGTAACTGCTGGCTGCAGCAGGGCAAAAACGGCCGATGCCAAGTGCTCTACATGCCCGGCATGAGCAGGGAAGAATGCTGCAGGAGCGGCAGACTGGGCACGTCCTGGACCGAGGAGGACGTCCCCAATAGCACGCTCTTCAGGTGGATGATCTTCAACGGGGGAGCCCCCAATTGCATACCTTGCAAAGGTGGAGGTGCACTCCTTTTCCCTTGGTTTGCACACGATTTTAAAGAGGCGcgccgtgttttttttattttttttttggttttttatttttttctccggTCGAGCCGTTGTGCGTTAACGCTCGGCTTTGTCGTCGCAGAGTCGTGCGATAACGTGGACTGCGGGCCGGGGAAGAGGTGCAAGATGAACCGGAGGAGTAAGCCGCGCTGCGTTTGTGCGCCAGACTGCTCCAACATCACGTGGAAGGGACCCGTGTGCGGCTCCGACGGCAAGACCTACAAGGACGAGTGCGCGCTGCTCAAGGCCAAATGCAAAGCCCACCCGGACCTCGACGTGCAGTACCAGGGGAAATGCAAAAGTCAGTCTTCAGCCTTCACCTTTCACATAAggcttttccccattttttttcttccttcccgctttttcttttactttcttACGCACTTTCCTTCAATCTAAAGCGTTTTCTTTTTCactattaaaatatttaaaccaggggtggccaacaaattacacacaaagagcaaaaatgttaaattgtgagagttaaagagccacaccttacgtcagaagcagcataaaaaatgcaatctgtcaaaatattttctttgaaatataatttattttttatttttaatgggccctgatgaattggaGCGTGTTTTAAGAGATTATAGAAATAAGACAAACCTGAAACGAGGCCAAGagcacagtatatacaaaatatgataactaGCAAAGAgcagcattcattttggccgggagccacatgcagctcgagagccgcgtgttcgctacccctgatttaaacaCTGATACTATCTCCAACTCAGTAATTGGCTGCTATGGACGGTGAAAGACGTCCATTCCGCCTTTTTCCTTTGCTTTTCCCtccttgcaaaaaaaagcattactattcctcatcaaaaatatatatttttgcatggAATCAATCATTTGTTTGAGCTCTAAACTATTCACTAATTGGCCCCGATGGACAACCAGTTGGGAAGCTGGCAaacctcccagtttaaatgagctggacgtccatcgccgtcactGGCGCTGCCGATGCTCAATCACTACCCGCCCTCCCAATTCAAGCGGATTGGACACCCGTCACCGTCCGAGCTACCGATTCGTAATTATTCACCAGCAACCTTCCCTCTTTACCCCCGCCAGAAACGTGCCGCGACGTGCTGTGCCCGGGCAGCTCCACCTGCGTGGTGGACCAGAGCAACAACGCCTATTGCGTGACGTGTAATCGG of Stigmatopora argus isolate UIUO_Sarg chromosome 5, RoL_Sarg_1.0, whole genome shotgun sequence contains these proteins:
- the fsta gene encoding follistatin-A isoform X2, with the translated sequence MFGMLKAHLQPSFLFFFVCFCHLMEQQKVQAGNCWLQQGKNGRCQVLYMPGMSREECCRSGRLGTSWTEEDVPNSTLFRWMIFNGGAPNCIPCKESCDNVDCGPGKRCKMNRRSKPRCVCAPDCSNITWKGPVCGSDGKTYKDECALLKAKCKAHPDLDVQYQGKCKKTCRDVLCPGSSTCVVDQSNNAYCVTCNRICPEVTSPEQYLCGNDGIVYASACHLRRATCLLGRSIGVAYEGKCIKAKSCEDIQCGGGKKCLWDARMSRGRCSLCDDTCPESRTDEAVCASDNTTYPNECAMKQAACSEGVLLEVKHSGSCNSIREEREEGVDDKDYKAYVHLSSLLDG
- the fsta gene encoding follistatin-A isoform X1, yielding MFGMLKAHLQPSFLFFFVCFCHLMEQQKVQAGNCWLQQGKNGRCQVLYMPGMSREECCRSGRLGTSWTEEDVPNSTLFRWMIFNGGAPNCIPCKGGESCDNVDCGPGKRCKMNRRSKPRCVCAPDCSNITWKGPVCGSDGKTYKDECALLKAKCKAHPDLDVQYQGKCKKTCRDVLCPGSSTCVVDQSNNAYCVTCNRICPEVTSPEQYLCGNDGIVYASACHLRRATCLLGRSIGVAYEGKCIKAKSCEDIQCGGGKKCLWDARMSRGRCSLCDDTCPESRTDEAVCASDNTTYPNECAMKQAACSEGVLLEVKHSGSCNSIREEREEGVDDKDYKAYVHLSSLLDG